The Desulfonatronum sp. SC1 genomic interval CGGCTGAAATTAGCCCGCAGGGTGCGGTTGCCCGTGACCGTGAACGAGTACTGCGCATCACAGGAAACCACGGTGCTGCCCTCGGTCCAGTTGACAAAGACATGTCCCGGGTTGGCCGTGGCCGTGACCGTGGCGGTTGAACCGTGTGCATAGGTCCCCGCGTTGCTGGCCGTGCCTCCGGTCCCGGCAGTGGGGGTCACTGTGTAGGTGTTGATCTGGTATTGCGCCGTGACCGTCAGATCGCTGGTGATGTTGCTGAAGTCCACATCCCAGCCAGTGAAGGTGTAGCCTTCTCGGCTTGGGTTGGCTGGTGGGGTAGCATCGCTGCCGTGGGTTACTACCTCGGTTTTCAGTACCGTGTCGTTATAATCCTTGAAGATTACCGTGTGCTGGTTGAGCGCCTGGATATATGCCGGCCGGCGCAGGGTGGACACTGTGACGCCGTCGCGCGTCTGCAGCGTCACCTGATAAGAACCGGCATCCTGGTAGGTGTGCGCCGGGTGCTGCTCCGTCGAGCCGGCGGTGTCGAGCCGCCAGACATCCCGGCCCATGCTGCCGGAGACGTTTCCGCCCATCACCACCACGGCGCCATCGGCCAGTACGCCCGCGACAAACTGCATCCGGGCGGGCCATTCGGCGGACTCCGTGACCTGCGTCCACGTCGCGCCGCCATCGGTCGAACGCCAGACATCGTTGCGGGACGGGCCGCCATCGCTGCCCCCCAGGAGCACCACGCTGCCATCCGGCAACGCCATGCTTTGGTGATTCGAGCGCACGGGCCATGGGGCATCAGCGGTGACAAGGTTCCACGTCGCGCCGCCATCGGATGAGCTCCAGACATCGTTGGCGCTCCCCGGATGATCGGGAATCTGTCCGCCCATCAGCAGGATATCGCCATTGGGCAGGAGTGCGCTCGAATGGGAGGACCGCGGCCCCCAGGGTGCAGCGTCGGTCAGTTGCGTCCAGGTTGCACCGTTGTCGGTCGAGCGCCAGACATCGCCGAGTTCGGGCGGGTTGATGCCCGAATGGCCACCCATGATGACGATGCTGCCGTCGTGGAGCGCCTCGGCGGCGAAATAACCGCGCGGCGACCAGCCTGCGTTGTCCGTCATGCGCGTCCAGCTTTCGCCCTTGTCTTCCGAGAGCCACACCTCGTTGGTGTTGGCGTCTGCCCATCCACCCATCAGGACGATTTCCCCGTCGGGCAGGGCCACGAGACCATGGCCTGTGCGGGCTTCCCATTCGGCGCCGCCGGTCATTTCGGTCCAGGCAGTTCCGCCATTGGACGAACGCCAGACATCGTTGGTGCGCCACGGACTCACATTCACGTAACCGCCCGCAATTACGATATTGCCATCGGGCAATACGGCTGCGGCGAATTTGTCGCGCGCGGGCCAATCCGCCGCTGCATTTACGCTCTGCCAAGCCCCCGCAAGGTTCTCATCGCCAAAGTACCAGGCC includes:
- a CDS encoding choice-of-anchor J domain-containing protein; the protein is MKNECLKKNIYLRKYCDYDFQILNINLRLIIISISLFIFFTIFSTIAAKANIDESFELSFPPSEWTYHTISGRGWEKTSTQAKTGSYSAMHRWDNHAADAWLITPQIYVSAVDEISFWEYSSWNLNYFKHSMWACVSDCENPPTNWVELQEFGPSVAEWRKQTLSLASYAEKNIYLAFRYEGLDATSWHIDDVFFQPREPLLAVFSGTPTSGLPPIDVQFADESTGNPSGWAWYFGDENLAGAWQSVNAAADWPARDKFAAAVLPDGNIVIAGGYVNVSPWRTNDVWRSSNGGTAWTEMTGGAEWEARTGHGLVALPDGEIVLMGGWADANTNEVWLSEDKGESWTRMTDNAGWSPRGYFAAEALHDGSIVIMGGHSGINPPELGDVWRSTDNGATWTQLTDAAPWGPRSSHSSALLPNGDILLMGGQIPDHPGSANDVWSSSDGGATWNLVTADAPWPVRSNHQSMALPDGSVVLLGGSDGGPSRNDVWRSTDGGATWTQVTESAEWPARMQFVAGVLADGAVVVMGGNVSGSMGRDVWRLDTAGSTEQHPAHTYQDAGSYQVTLQTRDGVTVSTLRRPAYIQALNQHTVIFKDYNDTVLKTEVVTHGSDATPPANPSREGYTFTGWDVDFSNITSDLTVTAQYQINTYTVTPTAGTGGTASNAGTYAHGSTATVTATANPGHVFVNWTEGSTVVSCDAQYSFTVTGNRTLRANFSR